The genomic region TTTCTTTGCCGATTCCGTCACCTACGGCATCTCGCTGGCCGTCATCGGCGCGTCTCCCCGGATCCGCACCATGGCGGCAGCGGGCAAGGGCATCAGCCTGTTTCTGATGGGCCTGTTCGTCTGCGCCGCCACCATCTACCGGGTCTTCGTGGTCGGCGTGCCGGAGGCGCCGGTCATGGGCATCATCGGCTTCCTGGCGCTGCTTGCCAACCTTGCAACCGTCGTGCTGCTGGTCAACTACAAGGATGGCGACGCTAATGTGCGCTCCGTCTGGCTCTGCTCGCGCAACGATGCCATCGGCAATGTCGTGGTCATGGCGGCGGCGCTCGGCGTCTGGGGCACCAACACGGCCTGGCCGGATCTCGCCGTCGCTGCCGTCATGGCAGGCCTGTTCCTGACGTCCTCGGTGCAGATCCTCAGCCACTCCTGGCGCGAATGGAAAGCAGCCGGAACCGGCGGTGTCGCTGATACCCACGATCACGAAGGCCATAATCACGAAGGCCATGACCATGCCGGCCACAATCATGGGGGCAGCTGCTCTCACGATCACGCCGCCGGCGATAGCCACGACCATAAGCCGGCAGCCGCACACAGCCACTGAGGCTGCTGATGTCCCGGATTTCGCCAACACTCTGAACGAAATCAGCCCATTGCATTCGCGTGCAATGGGCTGATTCGTGTCTGCAGCATTCGAATAACGTCTACTATTCCTGGCGCAGCTTTGCGTCGACGCTGACAGGGCCTGGGCCCGATGTCACGAAGT from Rhizobium tumorigenes harbors:
- a CDS encoding cation transporter, whose protein sequence is MSASCGHTHGPFDGMSDTYKTRLWIVIALNGIMFFVEMVAGQLARSQALQADALDFFADSVTYGISLAVIGASPRIRTMAAAGKGISLFLMGLFVCAATIYRVFVVGVPEAPVMGIIGFLALLANLATVVLLVNYKDGDANVRSVWLCSRNDAIGNVVVMAAALGVWGTNTAWPDLAVAAVMAGLFLTSSVQILSHSWREWKAAGTGGVADTHDHEGHNHEGHDHAGHNHGGSCSHDHAAGDSHDHKPAAAHSH